The Oxyura jamaicensis isolate SHBP4307 breed ruddy duck chromosome 3 unlocalized genomic scaffold, BPBGC_Ojam_1.0 oxy3_random_OJ102687, whole genome shotgun sequence nucleotide sequence CCAAGGCCTGGCCGCTGTGACCAGTGCAAACTGTACCGAGCCATTCCAACAGCAGCTTCTATTTCTGCCTTCTTGCTGGAAACAGCAGGACATTTAAATTCACATACCACTGACAGACTGTAAAAGACAGTCACAACACTTTACCAGAAGGTTTACACACatgcataaatacatatttttctgaagaaaaataggcATCCTACGTGCAAATCCTTGCCTCCAGCTTATTGCTGCTCCAGTCGCTCTTTGGACTTGACTGTTGTCTGCCTCTGGTCCAAACCAACTGCTCAGCCAGAATCTCTTGCCAAATTTACCTGAAATagcttccatttcttttttaaaaatagcctcTTCTGTCATCAGTAATTTCAAGTCCCTTGTTGGGAAACCTGCTCTTTGACCCACGTGAAGTGGACTTCTGTAGGTGGTAAGCAATTCACTTAATGTGCAGTCGAGTGTTACAGCCAAGATGAGAACACTCAGCTATGCTCAATTTGGGAACTTGGAGTTAAAATCTTCTCTCCTGCCTCAAATCTCTTGACACTAcaagtttatttattcattctgttTAGAAATAGCATACAGATTTCTCTAGATCCAAGCATAACTTAGTCAAAGTGTAGGagtgatgttttgttttttgtatgagcaggttttttttggtgCTATATCATACTTCTTACGTAAACCCTTTAAGATTTTTGACTTTAAGATTTATCAAGGTTCTTGAAATTtgcaaataatgttttctgaaacttgAATTTTGCTTACCTGCTGTAGGAAACATGAATGGGAGAAACATGGGACTTGTGCAGCCACACTTCAGGTCCTCAATTCTCAGAAGAAATACTTTGGTAAAACCCTGGAGCTCTACTGGCAAGTTGATCTTAATGGGTATGTTAGTGAACTCCATGGTCTGCTCTTACTTCAAATAGTTAGTAAAAGTTTAAAATCTAACTTAAAACGTGAGTATAAACACCTCATGGCAGAGGGGAAATCAGTATTAGTGTAAATTATTTCAGGTACTGGAATTCAGACGAGTTGTCTACTTTGAGAAGAATGTCTCTGGTCACGTCAGAGTCTGTTAAGGCAGCAGCATGCTTCACAGAAACCTTTTAGACAATGTAAGCCAGAACATTCTGAGAAGCTGTATCAGCTGTGTCTCACTACCAAAAGCTACGGTACCTGTAGACGTCTAAACCAAGCGTTGAAACTCTCAGACCTCTGAGTCATCCTGATGCCTGAACACTCAACTGTGTTTAGAAAAAGCAGTGTTCTGCTGAGAGGGAAGGACAAGCTGCAGGCAAAATTGCGCAGAACATCCTGGGAAGGGGCTGAGAGCTAGCAGCAAGAGAGGATGTCCCAAAGGGCAGTGTGTCCAAGCACTGTACATGCACAACATGGCTGCCAATGAATGTCAGAAGTGCAGAGTCCTTTCCTGGTAAATGCGTGGTGTGGTGGGAAAGGGTTTGACTCAGATTTGTTGaccaataatatttttttggcGTAAAGAGGCAGTATGTGAGAGAGGAGAACAGTTGTCCTTTTGTATctagaaatgtatatttaaaaaaataaaattaaaaaaacaaacaaacaaaaagaacagttcATGTTCTGTCAGTGTCTTGTCCAAGCAGTCTCTGCAACGGTCTCATTCatatgcacaaagaaaatgtctttcttcCATCCCCCTCCTGTTTTTGCAGGTGTTTTGTAAAACTTAATCACATTTTTCTAGACACGGTGCTTAAGAGCATGGCGTATGTAGTGTTAAAATTAATAACGTCTGATAAGTCAATTGCCTAAGTAGCGGTGATGGTgtgattaaaacattttacagatggcACAGTGACCGATTATGTGACTCCGTATCAGCATGTGTAATGAAAACTAATAGAGACTGAAACATCTTGAAGCTAATTGCTCATAGCATATTCTGCATTGTAAAATGAACATAATTAATTTGATCTTCACTGCAAAGAGTAAAGAGTGCTAATGTTCTCACTGTGCTTCATTTATACTTTTATGAGAAAAAGTAGTGTTAGAGTGATTAAAACTTTCCAAATGAGAAGTTATTAAAAAGAGGATGTCATACAGGCTCCTGTAAGAATGACACAACATCATCTCTTTTATTGGCCTGCTCATATGCAGTGTCAAATGACTTTCATAAACAGGTAAACCTTTAGACAATTGGGTTACATTTCCCCAGTGCAGAACCTGATCTTGGAAGGGTTGAACATTATTAGCTCTCATGGATTAAATTCTGAGAGATGCTGAACATTCCCAGTTATTACTGAAGAAGCTGGGACTTGAATACTCAGAACCTGTTGGGTCCTGAGTCTTGTTAGAAGCCCACACTTTGAACTGTTCTCAGGACTGAATCTAAAGGAAGGGGTATATAAGCTACAGGATATTAAGAGTTGCCTTGTTTCTGTTATGCGAACAACCTTTCTACTAAAAAACATCCTTAAAAATGTGATgttggaaatatttctgctctgaCCTTGATGTTGATCCTCGTGCCACAGCCCTCTCTGGGTGTGCTGTGCACCTGCTGTCCCAGCCAAGCTCTCCCTGCATTAGAACACGAGGGTGTGTCAAGCGGCCTCACAAATCTGCCTCAGTTCCTTCACAGGGGTCAGAGCACAGGGGCATGGcttggggcaggggaagggagacAGTTAAACTATTTGCTCTACCGGGCACTCAGCAGAGCAATATGAAGATCCAGCAAATGACAGTAGCATAGTCCTTTCCCCTAGCTGTCTCTGAAGAGTCAactctcccagctcctccaacAGAGGTAGGGGAGAGGGTTTGTGCTGACCCTGCTGAGCTGGGTGGGCAGTGACATTTCAGAAAACGAAACCTTCCCTTGGCCTGGCAGAGTATGGAGGACAAGTTTCTTTTGCTCCCTCTCATTCTAATGCTTGCCAGGTTCTCATTAAGATTATTCATTTACCTTATGGTTATGAAATTATACTTGCATAGAGGAACCATGAAAATGTGCTCTATCTTTGTTTCAGTAATCTCCAGAAGGCTGGGATAAAGCCAAACAGTACATATTACACGGTAAGAAGAAATCTTTTATATGAAACAAAATCACGTGTACTTCTTTCAGCGTAAGTTAATAAATTTCTAGAGAGCAAATgatcttgttttttaattgctttttttaaagttgtgctTTTCTAAAACTTGCAATATTAGAGAAACGTGAGACCTGTTGGAAGATGTGCTAGTGACTTAATAAATTATacaagctttttaatttttcagatgacTGACATAAAAGAAGGTATTAGAAAATTGTATGGTTTAACACCAAAGATCCAATGTCTTCCTccagaaaaggtaaaaacaaacacacacaaccaCTTTACTACTTTCAAACAAATAACCactttctataaaaaaaaaaaaaagtgaaaaatcttCAGCATGGTCTTGGGTGTTCCTTTTGGATGCAGCTCCTTAGAGATCAGATATTGCTCAGTTCTTAAAACTGAGTTCACAAAAGCATTGCCTACATGCTGGCACCATGAATTTAAGTTCATGTTAGGTTGTAGCCTTTTCTTAACATAGAAATATTGCTAACAGAGGAACTATCCATTCTTTATGTTAGGTAGGTACCCGTAAAGTAGGAGCTCTGGGTTTTAGAGCCTTGAAAGATTTGAATGCTCATCTCTTGCATGAATGCTGTAACCATCATGCTAGAAGTGAACCGTAGTTGAGTACTTTCTGCTCCTGCTAAAGCTTAATTGCCATATAGCAAATTACTAGAACTAGCCAGCATGAGCTGAAAGGAGCCCATATACAGACGGCAATTTTACGAAGGCTTGCCAAGATACAGTTGCTGTTGGAGTTTAATAGCTCTTGTGTTGTCGACTCATTTGCTTTAGTAGTGCTCTGAGGTTTCTGTCACTTCACATGAAAAAGAATTcaaggataaaaatatttttaaatgtatttttaagttgctctaagcagcaaaaataatgaGTTGAATGTGGCTTGAACCCTCATCCACCTCTCGATGTTGAAGAAATATAGAGCTAACACAATCGCCAGTGTCTAGCTCTGTTCACTGTAGTTCTGACACTGTTTTTAGTACAATAGGAATCCTGCTCATGTTATGTGACAGTAATTTACAGCTTGAATCTCCTGTGATTAACAGCTGAAGCTAAGGGATAGTAGAAAGGACAGAGGACACCCCAGGTATTTAAAGGTATCCCTTTTCAGAGACCAAACCTTATCAGTGCCTGAAGGGCCGTACATGGAGACTCTGATGCTTAAAACATATTACCCCTCCACTGCAGTGTTCTTAGgcttcttaaaagaaaaagcccaaattaaaataaatttttaaaagagtaaattttttattttttatcttgtgTTCTTAGTGGTTTCAAAattagtgtttgtttgtttgcttgtttgtttttccatacgCACTTTATTATGTGTGTGCATTCTCTGGGACTTTTCTTATAATCTCCTTTCCTATATGAAAGATTTTcatgccttccttccttctttccaggCAATGTTTTTTCTCTAGTCTGTTCTGAAGTCCAGAAATTACACTTCTGCTAATTTTGGCAGCctacttctgttcttttcagtaaaaactattataaaaataagtttttgtctttttttggcgaactttctttgcttcaattcccattcttctgaaaaaaaaaaaaaaaaaaagatgaaagatgagTTTTCGGTCACACATATCCTTTAATATTCAGAGTTCGAACAGAGCTCCTCCTACTGGACAAATTTGGGAAATGCTTAGATaatgccctatccctggaggtTCAAGAGCAGGTTGGATGaagtcctgggcaacctgatcctagtgggtggcatccctgcccatggtgggggggttgaaactagatgatctttaaggtcccttccaaaccaagaCATTCTATCATTCTACGATAATCTGTCCCAGGATTTCATAATCAGGCTTACTAGTTAAGCTACTTTCCCCAAACTTTTACTAAATTACAATGACGGATTGTGTTTTCTTGTCTGCTTGCTCCTTAAAGACAAGTATGTGCCATAAGCCGTTTGAAGTGGATACCTCTAATACCTGTCCCCTTCACATTTTTCAAGAGGCAACTGTACAGACAAGCACTACTGTATTCAGTAGGCAGTAAATCTGAAGAATTGGTTTATCATCTTCTCCACAATAAGCTGATCTCATTCCTCATGTTTCTAGGgtgaaaaagcacaaatactTGGTCAGATTGAATTCTGCTTCACCAAGGAACTGAAGCTGAGAAACTGCACAGAGCCAAGGGGTGAATCCAACAGATTGCAGCTTGGAATTCGGAATCTGTCTGTCTGCAAAGACAATCTTCCCGTCTATTATCCTCCAATGGTCCAACATCGCAAATGAAGCCACAAGAATTTGAAAAActtcttaaacaaaacaaatcaaaaacaacaaatcccTTAAACGGTATATCTTGGAAAACAGTCTTGACTTGACTTAGCAATATTACAAACCCCTGTCTATTTCAGGATGCTGTGAGGATTTttgctggaggaaagaaaaaaaaaaaagggtctgTATTGTAGGATCAGTTACATAGGCTGCAGTCTTGAATTGGTGCTCTGATATTGATGGGATCagttgtgggaaaggaattcagaggtggctttgcactgtttcccacatccctgaattagagatactgaggaaacaagctagagacgcgtgcacagagaagctagatcaatgataagttgttgtcggcgcgtgctgtagttagttacccatatatactctgttagaacttgcaataaagaggacgattatactcgcatcgaggttgcatcgttactcgggaccgtctccctttccgacatctggtagcagaggatggtttcTCGCCAGATAGTTCAGCTCGACTGAgttctccgagactgcggtaagcagctagaggaggggattgggaaaatgAACGGctgagaggagtgctgcttggcagacacgggtcagggtcgctccctgcctctcagaggaagcGCAGCCGTGAAAGTCGGGGCTGCAGCGATGTTGCTCGTAGGAATTCTCTCCAAGAGAGGTATCGAGATAACGGGAAAGCAACTGATCAAgttgatcaagttgggacaacgatggggacattttagagagactgcttgttgtggtttaacccggtcggcagctaaacaccacacagccgttcgctcaccctcccccctccctctctgggatgggggagagaaacaagaaaaaaactgaaacctatgggttgagatagagacagtttattaggacagaaaaataaaataatatgtacaaacaagtgatgcacaatgcaattgctcaccacccgctgaccgatgcccagcctatccccgagcagccagccccccccccggctagccacccctatatcttgttcagcatgccgtcagatggtacggaatacccctttggccagttggggtcagctgtcctgggtctgtcccctcccagctcttgctgcacccccagcctgctcgctggcaggacagagcgagaagctgaaaagtccttggcatagtgtaagcactgctctgcaacaagtaaaacatcagtgtgttatcaacattagtctcgTCCTGAActcaaaacatagcaccctaccagctactgggaggaaaattaactctctcctagctaaaaccaggacaccgctctgctgttctctgttacGGAACGGCGAGAAtttgggaataccatgtgggaaaagACTATAAGGGGAGAtccaaaagatgaaaaggaggtgaaaactgtccgCGAGTTGTGGCGTACAGTACTAGAGACATTAAAAG carries:
- the LOC118157138 gene encoding ribonuclease T2-like — encoded protein: MTDMTRYWPDVIHPSLNSTHFWKHEWEKHGTCAATLQVLNSQKKYFGKTLELYWQVDLNGNLQKAGIKPNSTYYTMTDIKEGIRKLYGLTPKIQCLPPEKGEKAQILGQIEFCFTKELKLRNCTEPRGESNRLQLGIRNLSVCKDNLPVYYPPMVQHRK